A segment of the Microcoleus sp. AS-A8 genome:
CCGACACGCTGGGTAAGTTTTCTACCTATTCAAGAAAAACGACTCCTGAGAATTATGTTCGCTAGTAGATTCAAGACAAAGGCAGGGATAAAAGCTATCAAACAAAAGATAGCCGCCTCATGAAATTGATTGAACTGCGTGCCGGAAGTGCCGTAGAAAAAGGCTACTCCGGCTTCAGAGAAGTCCGTTTCTAGGCTTGATGCCAGGTGAGTAGCACCGACAATCCCAATACTCCAGACAAAGTAGAAGACAAGACCTGCTATGCCTAACTGGACAAGGCGCAGCCTCTCTGAGGCTCTTTGGCGTCTGAGAAAGTAAACGCCAAGCAGGTAACTTGAAGCGGCTATACCGAATGCGCCATGCAAGAAGGGCTGCACGTTAGGAGAAGCGCTAGTAAGCCTGATGAAAAGCCATTGGGCGAGCCAGAGAAAGGATAGATTCAGCAGAGCAAAGCGTAAGCTCATTGGGTAAGCTCATTGGGGTGAATTGACAGCCATATAAATATCAACTTTAGTCGAGCAGCACTAGTTGTACTCGAATTCATTCGTGGCGTGGATGATAAGCACGGATTAACCTTGAGGGGAATCTAATTTCCAGCAAAATAAGCCGGGTTTCGGATTTCTTAAGTTATTAGTCATTACTCATTCTGACGGGTTTTGGGAATCTACCTGATCTTGATCTGGGTTCTCCTGCAATCCGAGATAACTAATTTATCCGGGCAGGGGAAAACTTACATCGGATAAGGGAATAAGTAGATGCACCCTGATGACCACCCCAGCGCTTTTGTTAGTTCTGGGGTTTTTTGTTTGACAAGTGAGTCGAACGCTTTTCTCATTTGAAATTAAAAAGGTCGAAAAAGGCATCAAAATAGGCGAGAAAGCTTATAAAGTCTATGTTGACTGTAAAGAAGGTAATTTTAACTAAATCATCCCTCGAAAGGTAGAGAAATCTTTAATGACTCTTAATTTAATTTCTCAGAAAGAAAATATATAAAATTTCCGTAAAGATTGCGGAAAATATTGTTCTCTTAACCCAGCCAAAATTCCTTGTTAATTTTGCTTTGCGAATATCCAGATGCATGAAATAGGAGTATTTAAAAAAGCTCCTCTCTTCTAAAGCAAAATCGAAAACTTCTTACCAACTAGAGCGCTCTCTTAATCGCTCTAGAAGACAGCAACTGGTCATTCTAATGCAGAATTTAATGTACGAGGAACTACCTTATGGCTGATATAGTCAACGGCAAAACTTCTGCTCAGTCTTATGTGACTGACCTTCCGGGGAACGGAGGCTATAACGTTATTCCTTTACTGACAGTAGGAGATGAAGTCTCTTTACTGGAAGGAGAGTTCGGGAACTTTACAGTAAGCCCTGATAAGACCTTTGCCTTCGCCGGAATTCCAGATGGTACAGGAGTGTTTGAAACGGAAGATTACTACTATGTTTTCGTCAATCATGAATTAAGACCAACGGCTGCTTCCGATATCTCTAGTACAGTTGATGGTCAGATTCAGGGCGCACGAGTTTCGGTATTCCAATTCGACAAAGATTGGAACGTAATCGGTGGTCAAAACCTAATTGATACTGCTGTAGATAGTACTGGTACTTACGAACTCAACCTGGATACAGGTGAATACGTTAATACGGAAGACCCAGATGCTACATTAACCTTCAACCGCTTCTGTTCTGGCTTCTTGGCTGAGCATGGCTTTGAGGGCGGACCTATCTGGTTTGCCCCTGAAGAAAGCAGTCCAGATGGTCGGGGTTGGGCAGTCAGTGCTGATGGTACTGCTCTAGCTCTTGAGGGCTTGGGTCGTTACTCTAAAGAAAACGTAGTCGCAGCGTCTGAATATCGAGCTGACAACTCAAACAAAACTGTGCTGTTTAGCACAGAAGATTTTGCAGACGGTGAAATCTACATGTTTGTGGGTCAGCAAACTGAAGATGACCCAAATGGCTTTAAGAATGGTGACCTCTATGTCCTGAGGGTGGAGGGATCTGACTATGAAAGTGAAATTGGTGCTTCAACGACAGGGACATGGACGAAAGTAGACAGTAATGTAGCCCTCAATCCCGATGGAACAGTCCTCAGTGATTGGGTGAATGCTGAAGACCGTTCAACCAACTTTCAGCGTCCTGAAGACATTCACGAAGACCCGAATAATCCTGGAACCTTCTATTTCGTAACCACAGGAACCAAGGAAAAACCTGGTGGAGATATTAGCGATTCTTCAGACGACGCCGAAACCCCCGAAGAAGCCGACAACCCCTACGGCAGGCTTTATCGCTTTACCCTGGATTCCAACGATCCAACCCGACCTGTTCAGTTCGATTTTCTCTTAGAGGGTGGCTTTGGTAAGGGTGTCAGCTACGACAATATCGTCGTTGATTCCAACGGTCACGTATTAATCCAGGAAGACGAAACTGCCTTTGGCGGTGAGGTTATGGAAGCCGAAGGACGAGATGCTCGGATCTGGTCTTACGATATTGCTTCAGAAGAGGTTGTCCCACTCTTTGAAGTCGTTGAAGAGGCAGCGACTCCTGATTTTGATAGTGAAGAATACGGGATTTGGGAAAGCTCTGGTATTATCGAAATTCCCAGTGCCGAATCCGGTCAAAACGCTTACTTGTTTGATGTTCAGGCTCATGGCATTAACGATCCTCAGTTGCTCAACGGCAACTATGTCGAAGGGGGGCAATTACTCATTGCGGTGCCAGGGGAAAACCCCATCAGTGGTGGTGACGGTAGCGACACGCTTACTGGAACTAAGAATAACGATACGATTTTCGGTGACCCTACACGTTTTGGTGTCGGCGGGGATGACCTCATTTACGGTAATTCTGGCGCAGATCGCATCTTTGCAGGTAGCGGTAACGATGAGGTCGAAGGCGGCGACGGCGACGATACCCTCTACGGAGGCTCTGGCAATGACGCCCTAAAAGGCAATTGCGGCAACGATACCATCTACGGTGAGGCTGGTAACGACAAGCTAGAAGGTGCTAGTGGTGACGACAAGCTCTACGGTCAAGATGGAGATGATAGCCTCAACGGCGGTGAGGGTAACGATGTCCTCAAAGGTGGCGAGGGTAACGACAAACTAGAAGGTGGCAACGGCGACGACAAGCTTTATGCTGGGGAGTCGGGTAACGACAGCATGACAGGTGGCGCTGGCAAAGACCAGTTCTGGATTGTGGATGCTAAAATTCCCAGTGCTGGCAGTACGATTACCGACTACCACGCGGGTGAAGATATTCTCGGTTTGGGTGCTGGTCTAGCGTTTGCCGACTTGAAGATTAACCAACTGGGTAACGATACCTTAATTAGTACCAAAGAAGGCAATAAAGCTTTAGCCAAGTTAGTTGGGATTGATGCCAGCACGATTTCAATCGATGATTTTGTCAGCACTGCTTCTCGCCCTTTGATTATCGGTCATCGAGGTGCTAGCGGTTCGCGTCCAGAGCATACTTTGGCGTCCTATGAATTAGCGATCGAGCTAGGGGCTGACTTTATTGAACCTGATGTGGTTTCCACCAAAGACGGTGTTCTGATTGCTCGTCACGAGAACGAAATTTCAGGAACAACCGACGTTGCCAATCGCTCAGAATTTGCCGAGCGCAAGACCACGAAAATCATTGATGGAAAAGAAGTAACGGGTTGGTTTACCGAAGACTTCACCCTTGCTGAAATTAAGACGCTTCGGGCTATAGAGCGCCTACCGTTCCGCGATCAATCCTTCAATGGTCAGTTTGAAATTCCCACCCTCCAGGAAGTCATCGATCTGGCGAAGGAGAAAAGTGCAGAAACGGGGCGAACCATTGGCATTTATCCAGAAACCAAGCATCCCACCTACTTTGATTCCATTGGGCTATCAATGGAAGAGCCATTGGTAGAGATTCTCGATGAGAATGGTTACAGCGATCGCAACGATCCAGTCTTCATTCAATCCTTTGAAGTTGGAAACTTGAAAGACTTGAATGAAATGACTGATGTGCCTCTGGTTCAGTTATTTGATGCCAGTAACGCTCAGCCGTATGATTTCGTTGTCAGTGGCGACGAGCGCACCTATGGCGACTTGACGACTCCTGAAGGACTGGCTGAGATTGCCACCTATGCCGATGGAATTGGTCCGGGGAAGCGGTTAATTATTCCTGCTGACCCTGTTGATTTTAATGGGGATGGTCAGCCCGATGACCTCAATGGAGATGGTCTGATCAGTGATGCTGATTACGTCCTGCAAGACCCCACTTCCTTAATTGAAGATGCTCATGCGGCTGGTTTACTGGTTCATGCCTACACCTTCCGCAATGAAGACCGTTACCTAGCTCCGGAGTATAACGGCGACCCGACAGCCGAATACGAGCAGTTCTTCAGCCTGGGTCTTGATGGTCTATTCACCGACTTTCCCGGAACTGGGTTCGAGGTGGCTAACCGTCTGTATCCTGTCAATGACCCCGATCCCCTGGCTGGCGTGGGGCTATTAACACCCACTGACACCACTGCAATCTAAGTTCAAACAGTTTTTGTCGCTTAAGAGAGCAACAAAAAAGCTCAAAGCAAGATGCTATCTAGACTTGGGGTTCTGATACAGGACTTGAAGTCTTGTCGAGGACAACATCTTGC
Coding sequences within it:
- a CDS encoding DUF839 domain-containing protein, which encodes MADIVNGKTSAQSYVTDLPGNGGYNVIPLLTVGDEVSLLEGEFGNFTVSPDKTFAFAGIPDGTGVFETEDYYYVFVNHELRPTAASDISSTVDGQIQGARVSVFQFDKDWNVIGGQNLIDTAVDSTGTYELNLDTGEYVNTEDPDATLTFNRFCSGFLAEHGFEGGPIWFAPEESSPDGRGWAVSADGTALALEGLGRYSKENVVAASEYRADNSNKTVLFSTEDFADGEIYMFVGQQTEDDPNGFKNGDLYVLRVEGSDYESEIGASTTGTWTKVDSNVALNPDGTVLSDWVNAEDRSTNFQRPEDIHEDPNNPGTFYFVTTGTKEKPGGDISDSSDDAETPEEADNPYGRLYRFTLDSNDPTRPVQFDFLLEGGFGKGVSYDNIVVDSNGHVLIQEDETAFGGEVMEAEGRDARIWSYDIASEEVVPLFEVVEEAATPDFDSEEYGIWESSGIIEIPSAESGQNAYLFDVQAHGINDPQLLNGNYVEGGQLLIAVPGENPISGGDGSDTLTGTKNNDTIFGDPTRFGVGGDDLIYGNSGADRIFAGSGNDEVEGGDGDDTLYGGSGNDALKGNCGNDTIYGEAGNDKLEGASGDDKLYGQDGDDSLNGGEGNDVLKGGEGNDKLEGGNGDDKLYAGESGNDSMTGGAGKDQFWIVDAKIPSAGSTITDYHAGEDILGLGAGLAFADLKINQLGNDTLISTKEGNKALAKLVGIDASTISIDDFVSTASRPLIIGHRGASGSRPEHTLASYELAIELGADFIEPDVVSTKDGVLIARHENEISGTTDVANRSEFAERKTTKIIDGKEVTGWFTEDFTLAEIKTLRAIERLPFRDQSFNGQFEIPTLQEVIDLAKEKSAETGRTIGIYPETKHPTYFDSIGLSMEEPLVEILDENGYSDRNDPVFIQSFEVGNLKDLNEMTDVPLVQLFDASNAQPYDFVVSGDERTYGDLTTPEGLAEIATYADGIGPGKRLIIPADPVDFNGDGQPDDLNGDGLISDADYVLQDPTSLIEDAHAAGLLVHAYTFRNEDRYLAPEYNGDPTAEYEQFFSLGLDGLFTDFPGTGFEVANRLYPVNDPDPLAGVGLLTPTDTTAI